The Pseudostreptobacillus hongkongensis genome contains the following window.
TTAAAGGGTAATATGAGAGACTATGCAAGTCTGAATGAATTATTGGTACTAGCAAATATGGAAAGCTACAATGCTGTTTTAATTAGTAAAGGCATGGATCAAAAAGAAAGAATGATAGAACTTAGAAAGCTTGCCAGAACACAGCTTATGTCAATTGAAAAGTTGAACAATACAGGAATTAAAAGTTTAGAAGATAAGTTAAAGAAATAGAGAGGTATGTTATGATTGCTTAATATAGGAATGGCTTTACTATATCTATTAATGATATTTTACATTATAGGAGCAATCGAACACTTTATAAACAAAGAAATATTAATAAGAATGCAAGAAATAGTTGGAGTTT
Protein-coding sequences here:
- a CDS encoding CD1845 family protein, which produces MLNIGMALLYLLMIFYIIGAIEHFINKEILIRMQEIVGVFLVSLYGLQMKGNIVIEFIELINDIIKQNITKK